One genomic region from Artemia franciscana chromosome 17, ASM3288406v1, whole genome shotgun sequence encodes:
- the LOC136038262 gene encoding structural maintenance of chromosomes protein 1A-like, with translation MPGSSCALLFCSYQSAPIFVLDEIDVALDNTNIGKVASFIEQQTTSSALQTIVISLKEEFYSNADALIGICPDDGECLVSQVVTIDLGEYAEAIEDPFR, from the exons ATGCCAGGTTCTTCGTGTGCATTGTTATTTTGCAGTTACCAGTCTGCCCCCATTTTTGTCCTTGATGAGATTGACGTCGCATTAGATAACACCAACATTGGTAAAGTAGCGAGTTTCATAGAGCAACAAACCACTTCTTCTGCTCTACAGACAATTGTCATTTCTTTGAAAGAAGAGTTTTACAGTAATGCTGACGCACTTATTGGCATCTGTCCTGAC GATGGAGAATGCCTGGTGAGCCAAGTGGTTACAATTGATCTGGGTGAATATGCTGAAGCTATTGAAGATCCATTCAGATAA